The Pseudomonas sp. SCB32 DNA window CCTACGAAGCATGTGCGCTACGGCAATGTGAAGTCGGGCAAGTGACATCCCTCTTCAACGCGCGCGAGGCCCTTGCAGGTCCGTAGGATGGCGTAGAGCGAAGCGAAACCCATCGACCCGGAGCACCGACAGCATGGGTATCGCTTCGCTCCACCCATCCTACGAAGCATGTGCGCTACGGCAATGTGAAGTCGGGCAAGTGACATCCCTCTCCAACGCGCGCGAGGCCCTTGCAGGTCCGTAGGATGGCGTAGAGCGAAGCGAAACCCATCGACCCGGAGCACCGACAGCATGGGTATCGCTTCGCTCCACCCATCCTACGAAGCTACGGCAATGTGAAGTCGGCGAAGTGAGCCCCTCCGGACTGCGCGCTTTTGTAGGAGCGGACCTTGTCCGCGAATGGCCAGTCTCGCAGAAGAGCATCGCGGAGAAGCTCCGCTCCTACGAGATCAAGAGCCCCTCACCGCCCCCCGAATCACCATGAAAAATGCCCGCACAAGGCGGGCATTTTCTTCAGCGACGAACCGATCAAGCCAGCGGCGGCGTGCTCGGCGGCACCAGGCGCTTGGAACCGGTGGCCTCGAAGGCCGCGGCGAAGCGCAGCAGCGCGGAGTCGTCATAGGCGCGACCGGCGAAGGTCAGGCCCACCGGCATGCCGATGTCGGCCATCACGCCCATCGGCACGGTAACGGTCGGCACGCCCAGGTGACGGATCGCCAGGTTGCCGTTGGCAACCCAGATGCCGTTGCTCCAGGCGATGTCGGCCGATTCCGGGTTCACGTCGGCGTCCGCCGGGCCCACGTCGGCCACGGTGGGGAACAGCACGGCGTCGAGCCTCAGGCCGTCCATCCAGTCTTCCAGGTCAAGCTTGCGGGTCCTCTCCAGGCCACGCAGGCCGTCCGGCAGGGTCTCGATCTGGTCCCAGGTCTTCAGGCCGCGCTTGGCCATGTTGACGTACTCATCCATGCCGGCGACCAGGTCGTCCTCGCGGTTCGGCAGAGTGCCCGGGTCGTGGGGGAAGATCTGCGGACCATCGACGTCGGCCAGCTTGTTCAGCTTGGGGTCGCCGTTGGCACGGAGGAAATCGTCGAAGCCCCAGCCGGACAGCTCCCACAGTTCGTCATGCATGAACTGCTCGGTAACGAAGCCACGGTTGAACACGGTCGGCGCGCCAGGGCGGTCGCCCTCGCAGTTGGAGACCAGCGGGAAGTCCACTTCGACGACTTCGGCGCCGGCGGCTTCCAGGGCCTTGCGGGCCTGTTCCCAGAGGTCGATGACAGAGGCGCGGGTGTTGATGCGCTGGCCGGTCGGGCCGCCGATGCCGGGCTTCTCGCTGGTGCCGGCCAGTTCGTCCTTGTTGATGAACATGCGCGGCACGCCCAGACGCTTGCCCTTCAGGGCTTCCGGACCAGCAGCCAGGTCCAGGTAGGACGCCGGGCGGACTTCGGAGACGGCGGGGATCGGCACCCACGGCTGCAGGCGCCACAGATCGCCACGCGTGTCGGTGTCTTCGGCGACCACTACGTCCAGCACTTCCAGCAGGTC harbors:
- a CDS encoding amidase, with product MIEVTEVSIAQLRDALESGRTTAVELVQAYLARIDAYDGPTKLNAVIVRNTEALKEAEASDARRARGETLGPLDGIPYTAKDSYLVKGLTAASGSPAFKDLVAYRDAFTVERLRAGGAICLGKTNMPPMANGGMQRGVYGRAESPYNRKFLTAPFASGSSNGAGTATAASFSAFGLAEETWSSGRGPASNNGLCAYTPSRGVISVRGNWPLTPTMDVVVPYARTMADLLEVLDVVVAEDTDTRGDLWRLQPWVPIPAVSEVRPASYLDLAAGPEALKGKRLGVPRMFINKDELAGTSEKPGIGGPTGQRINTRASVIDLWEQARKALEAAGAEVVEVDFPLVSNCEGDRPGAPTVFNRGFVTEQFMHDELWELSGWGFDDFLRANGDPKLNKLADVDGPQIFPHDPGTLPNREDDLVAGMDEYVNMAKRGLKTWDQIETLPDGLRGLERTRKLDLEDWMDGLRLDAVLFPTVADVGPADADVNPESADIAWSNGIWVANGNLAIRHLGVPTVTVPMGVMADIGMPVGLTFAGRAYDDSALLRFAAAFEATGSKRLVPPSTPPLA